The Humulus lupulus chromosome 3, drHumLupu1.1, whole genome shotgun sequence genome window below encodes:
- the LOC133823863 gene encoding uncharacterized protein LOC133823863 → MGTNLNDYNIELNDDEKLMKDINEELAIVVSKKDLFVVSMLNKEQKYAYDIILKKVFSNQVGAFFIDGPGGAGKKYLYSAILATVRSKKLIALASASSEVAATILPGGRTTHSRFKIPLEIDQNCICGGSKQSSLSNLSQLTTLIIWDEAPMIDRQSMEVLNIMLQDINESNLIFGGKVSIWWRFLTSFTN, encoded by the coding sequence ATGGGAACAAATTTAAATGATTACAATATTGAATTAAATGATGATGAAAAATTAATGAAAGATATAAATGAGGAATTAGCAATAGTTGTCTCTAAAAAAGACTTATTTGTTGTTTCAATGCTAAATAAAGAACAAAAATATGCATATGATATCATATTGAAGAAAGTTTTTTCAAATCAAGTTGGTGCTTTTTTCATTGATGGTCCTGGTGGAGCTGGAAAAAAATACTTATATAGTGCTATTCTTGCAACTGTGAGATCTAAAAAATTGATTGCTTTAGCATCTGCTTCATCGGAAGTTGCTGCAACTATATTGCCTGGCGGTCGAACTACTCATTCAAGGTTTAAAATTCCACTTGAGATTGATCAAAATTGTATTTGTGGTGGTAGCAAACAATCAAGTTTATCTAACTTATCACAACTCACAACGCTTATCATATGGGATGAAGCTCCAATGATTGATAGACAATCCATGGAAGTTTTAAACATTATGTTACAAGATATAAATGAGTCTAATTTAATTTTTGGTGGAAAAGTGAGTATTTGGTGGAGATTTTTGACAAGTTTTACCAATTAG